A stretch of the Musa acuminata AAA Group cultivar baxijiao chromosome BXJ2-7, Cavendish_Baxijiao_AAA, whole genome shotgun sequence genome encodes the following:
- the LOC135617591 gene encoding RING-H2 finger protein ATL13-like produces the protein MDLVLYESIKGRSILSPVPLQLAFLPPPPPPPIVNFENKITPSILLIIVILAVIFFVSGLLHLLVRYLLKPNDREPDAISNVTVFQGQLQQLFHLHDAGVDQSFIDSLPVFNYKSIIGLKDPFDCAVCLCEFEADDKLRLLPKCSHAFHLECIDTWLLSHSTCPLCRRCLLLDFSPNDSRRPVVLVLESSSESSREIASDRGEHGPSPNIGLPGDDDGLRSLINDTSQKPEEIAAEEEVGLGISVAEVAEAKVVPVKLGKFRRLDIGGGQCQGTTSGNSGLDQRRCFSMGSREYVMDDRSLLRVAIRPTKKKPALKKSIHRVAMSECDCHSKRDGFSGFDASRRMELGGDDGNASMSANLHKKESFSVSKIWLRSRTDEPIAEDASRRAFSFRSPLGMADRDERKLKKSVSTVTAPSEFQSRSDLDLEMDAGSCNNSVISRADETPSFARRTLLWIVGRQNRIGDHL, from the coding sequence ATGGACTTGGTCTTGTATGAAAGTATCAAAGGACGGAGCATTCTGTCTCCAGTTCCCCTTCAATTAGCTTTCCtaccaccaccgccacctcctCCTATTGTTAACTTCGAGAACAAGATTACTCCTAGTATCCTTCTCATAATTGTCATTTTAGCAGTCATCTTCTTCGTATCTGGTCTTCTCCACCTGCTCGTGAGATACCTCCTCAAGCCTAACGACAGGGAACCGGATGCTATAAGCAATGTCACAGTCTTCCAAGGCCAACTCCAGCAGCTCTTCCATCTCCACGACGCAGGGGTGGATCAGTCCTTCATAGACTCTCTTCCTGTCTTCAACTACAAATCCATTATAGGCCTCAAAGATCCCTTCGATTGCGCCGTGTGCCTCTGCGAATTCGAGGCTGATGACAAGCTCAGGCTACTCCCCAAGTGCAGCCATGCTTTCCACTTGGAATGCATCGATACTTGGCTGCTGTCCCACTCCACTTGTCCTCTTTGTCGAAGGTGCCTCCTCCTTGACTTCTCCCCTAACGACAGTCGCCGTCCTGTAGTCCTCGTTCTCGAGTCTAGCAGTGAGAGTTCCAGAGAGATTGCATCTGATAGGGGAGAACATGGGCCAAGTCCTAACATTGGTCTCCCTGGAGATGATGATGGCTTACGGTCTTTGATCAACGATACATCACAGAAGCCGGAGGAAATCGCAGCAGAGGAGGAGGTCGGGTTGGGGATCTCAGTTGCAGAGGTTGCAGAAGCAAAAGTAGTGCCTGTCAAGCTCGGAAAATTCAGGAGGTTGGATATCGGCGGAGGTCAATGTCAAGGCACTACCAGCGGCAATAGTGGTTTGGATCAAAGGAGGTGTTTCTCCATGGGTTCCCGCGAGTATGTGATGGATGACAGATCTTTGCTTCGAGTTGCTATAAGGCCAACCAAGAAGAAGCCAGCTCTCAAGAAGTCCATCCACCGGGTTGCGATGTCAGAATGCGATTGCCACTCGAAAAGAGATGGATTCAGCGGGTTTGATGCATCAAGAAGAATGGAGCTCGGAGGTGATGATGGTAATGCAAGCATGAGTGCCAATCTCCACAAGAAGGAAAGTTTCTCGGTCTCAAAGATCTGGCTACGATCAAGAACGGACGAGCCGATTGCTGAGGACGCATCAAGGCGGGCTTTCTCTTTCCGGTCGCCACTTGGCATGGCAGACAGAGATGAACGGAAACTGAAGAAGAGTGTCAGCACAGTCACAGCACCATCGGAGTTCCAAAGCCGGAGTGATCTGGATCTGGAGATGGATGCTGGGAGCTGCAACAACAGTGTAATATCAAGGGCGGATGAAACACCTTCATTCGCAAGAAGAACTTTGCTCTGGATCGTAGGGAGACAGAACAGGATAGGAGACCATCTCTGA
- the LOC103992289 gene encoding uncharacterized protein LOC103992289 has translation MGFSSKAMAVSSAPLSVSRILWESLHLPIKSGQLLFPLILFSLLSSSLFFYCFYSIAPIPLDLVSKISILIKETKHRPPNLLLDIERDLKDFAGLASVITLFFFFCYLFLALATLYTFAMAHIDIDLTPNDLLLRISRRWYQTMITRFYIVLLTIGIGILSSLGVATVLLEADVSRPVFRFGVSLAILSFLLYLYLSTRWSMSLAITAVEETWGIGALSWSVELYIGNKKRGMVLTLMLLVVKVAIYGAFAAVITASWPPRSKESPMGIGCIIAAVNGLWDLYSMAVYTVFYYECRKSHGLDCSGFSVAPVRVNALQ, from the coding sequence ATGGGCTTCAGCTCCAAGGCCATGGCAGTCTCCTCCGCCCCCCTTAGCGTCTCCCGAATCCTCTGGGAGTCCCTCCACCTCCCCATCAAGTCTGGTCAACTCCTCTTTCCCCTCATCCTCTtctccctcctctcctcttccctCTTCTTTTACTGCTTCTACTCCATCGCCCCAATCCCCCTCGATTTAGTCTCCAAGATCTCAATCCTCATCAAGGAAACAAAGCACCGCCCTCCCAACCTCCTCCTTGACATTGAGAGGGACCTCAAAGACTTCGCTGGCCTGGCATCTGTGAtcactctcttcttcttcttctgctactTGTTCCTTGCGCTGGCCACCCTGTACACCTTTGCCATGGCTCACATCGACATTGACTTGACGCCTAATGACCTCCTCCTCCGGATCTCTCGCCGCTGGTACCAAACTATGATCACAAGGTTCTATATAGTCCTCCTCACCATCGGCATCGGGATCCTGTCTTCGCTCGGTGTTGCCACCGTCTTGTTGGAGGCCGATGTCTCAAGACCTGTCTTCAGATTTGGCGTGAGCTTGGCGATCCTCTCATTTCTTCTGTATCTTTATCTGTCGACCCGATGGTCGATGAGTCTGGCGATCACCGCCGTGGAGGAGACGTGGGGGATCGGCGCGCTGTCCTGGTCCGTGGAGCTCTACATAGGCAACAAGAAGCGAGGGATGGTTCTCACCCTCATGCTGTTGGTCGTCAAGGTGGCGATCTACGGCGCATTTGCTGCGGTCATCACGGCTTCATGGCCACCTCGGTCGAAGGAGTCGCCAATGGGGATCGGATGCATCATCGCGGCCGTGAACGGGCTGTGGGACCTGTACTCCATGGCCGTGTACACCGTGTTCTACTACGAGTGCAGGAAGAGCCATGGATTGGACTGCTCTGGCTTCTCTGTTGCTCCTGTGAGAGTCAACGCACTGCAATGA
- the LOC103992290 gene encoding probable xyloglucan glycosyltransferase 5 — translation MAPRSDFSDWWVKDSRKGTPVVVTMENPNYSVLQIDGPDDEQESFRSMDKDRGKNAKQFTWVLLLKAHRAMGCVAWVAAALWTLLGVIKRRLVSRQGAEAQSDKPRKARLLLKLLRMFLALSLIAFAFELVAYRNGWHFPKPNLHLPENLHMPKKIEVQGWLHLAYLSWLSFRADYIAYPIQILSYICIILFIIQSADRMILCLGCFWIKLNKIKPRIDEDPFKSGDGPEYQYPMVLVQIPMCNEREVYEQSISAVCQIDWPKDRLLVQVLDDSDDESIQFLIRAEVSKWSQRGVNIVYRHRMVRTGYKAGNLKSAMSCHYVRNYEFVAIFDADFQPDPDFLKLTIPHFKGNPELGLVQARWSFVNRDENLLTRLQYINLCFHFEVEQQVNGVFCNFFGFNGTAGVWRIKALEDSGGWLERTTVEDMDIAVRAHLKGWKFMFLNDVKVLCEIPESYEAYRKQQHRWHSGPMQLFRLCLPDIIASKISIWKKANLILLFFLLRKLILPFYSFTLFCVILPFSMFVPEAELPVWVICYVPVLMSILNILPALRSFPFIVPYLLFENTMSVTKFNAMVSGLCQLGSSYEWVVTKKTGRSSESDLLEAAERESKSFALPTLYRGASEGGLGELNRLKEQEQRAAATPAVKNANKIYKKELALALLLLVAAARSLLSAQGIHFYFLLFQGVSFLLVGLDLIGEQIN, via the exons ATGGCTCCAAGGTCGGATTTTTCTGACTGGTGGGTAAAGGATTCGCGGAAAGGCACCCCGGTGGTGGTGACGATGGAGAATCCTAACTATTCGGTGCTCCAGATCGATGGCCCCGATGATGAACAAGAATCATTCCGATCCATGGACAAGGACCGAGGGAAGAACGCCAAGCAGTTCACCTGGGTGCTGCTCCTCAAGGCTCACCGCGCCATGGGTTGCGTCGCTTGGGTGGCGGCGGCACTCTGGACTTTGCTTGGCGTCATCAAGAGAAGGCTGGTCTCGCGGCAAGGAGCGGAGGCGCAGAGCGACAAGCCTCGCAAAGCCAGGCTGCTGTTGAAGCTCTTGAGGATGTTCTTGGCGTTGTCTCTAATAGCTTTTGCCTTTGAGCTTGTTGCTTACAGAAATGGATGGCACTTCCCGAAGCCAAATTTGCATCTCCCTGAAAACTTGCACATGCCAAAGAAGATCGAGGTTCAAGGATGGCTGCACTTGGCGTATCTCTCGTGGCTCTCGTTCCGAGCTGACTACATCGCCTACCCGATTCAGATACTGTCCTACATCTGCATAATTCTGTTCATCATACAGTCTGCAGATAGGATGATCTTGTGCCTGGGTTGCTTCTGGATCAAGTTGAACAAGATCAAACCAAGGATAGATGAGGATCCATTCAAGTCAGGTGATGGTCCCGAGTACCAGTATCCCATGGTCCTCGTTCAGATTCCTATGTGCAATGAGAGGGAG GTGTACGAGCAATCGATTTCTGCTGTCTGCCAAATCGACTGGCCTAAAGACCGATTGCTGGTTCAAGTGCTGGATGATTCCGATGACGAATCCATCCAGTTCTTGATCAGAGCAGAGGTTTCCAAGTGGAGTCAGCGAGGCGTAAACATCGTCTATCGGCACCGAATGGTTAGGACTGGTTACAAAGCTGGGAATCTGAAATCAGCAATGAGCTGCCACTATGTCCGGAACTACGAGTTCGTCGCGATATTCGATGCAGACTTCCAACCAGACCCTGATTTCCTCAAGCTTACCATCCCACATTTTAAG GGAAATCCTGAGCTCGGATTAGTCCAGGCACGGTGGAGCTTCGTGAACAGGGATGAGAACCTGTTGACTCGTCTCCAGTACATCAACCTCTGCTTCCATTTCGAGGTGGAGCAGCAGGTGAATGGAGTCTTCTGCAACTTCTTCGGGTTTAATGGGACTGCAGGCGTTTGGAGGATCAAAGCATTGGAGGATTCCGGAGGTTGGCTCGAGAGGACAACCGTAGAGGACATGGACATTGCTGTTCGTGCCCACCTCAAGGGTTGGAAGTTCATGTTCTTGAACGATGTCAAG GTCCTGTGTGAAATCCCAGAATCCTACGAGGCTTACCGGAAGCAGCAGCACCGATGGCATTCCGGCCCGATGCAGCTCTTTCGTCTATGCCTTCCGGACATCATCGCTTCAAAG ATATCTATATGGAAGAAAGCAAATTTGATCCTGTTGTTCTTCCTGCTGAGGAAGCTGATCCTTCCATTCTATTCTTTCACATTGTTCTGCGTAATTCTCCCCTTCTCCATGTTCGTCCCCGAGGCTGAGCTACCCGTTTGGGTGATCTGCTACGTGCCTGTCCTCATGTCCATCCTCAATATCCTCCCTGCCCTGAGATCTTTCCCTTTCATTGTGCCTTACCTTCTCTTCGAGAACACAATGTCCGTCACGAAGTTCAATGCCATGGTCTCGGGCCTGTGCCAGCTGGGGAGTTCGTATGAGTGGGTGGTCACCAAGAAAACAGGCAGGTCATCGGAGTCGGACTTGTTGGAGGCAGCGGAGAGGGAGTCGAAGAGCTTCGCTCTTCCGACGCTCTACAGAGGAGCATCAGAGGGCGGACTCGGTGAGCTGAACAGACTGAAGGAACAAGAACAGAGAGCTGCCGCTACCCCTGCTGTCAAGAATGCGAACAAGATCTACAAGAAGGAGTTAGCTCTTGCGCTCCTCCTCCTGGTGGCCGCAGCTCGCAGCCTGCTGTCTGCTCAGGGAATTCACTTCTACTTCCTTCTCTTCCAAGGTGTGTCGTTCCTTCTCGTGGGGCTCGATCTCATCGGGGAGCAGATCAACTGA
- the LOC135617595 gene encoding uncharacterized protein LOC135617595: protein MWNLARVAWNLRQSRRLSFAIPPSISATQIDPSFFKRGLPFTTCKGFSTLETQESGGLIPSELLTKKSVLRPDRDIGQYADLVTRVTNFHGEDKGFMVLAGDVFDVPIRKDIIHRVVRWQLAKRQQGTHSTKTISEVSGTGRKPYRQKGTGRARHGTLRGPQFRHGAIMHGPKPRSHAIKLQKKVRRLGLKIALSARTAEGKLIVFEDLALPSHKTKNIVNYVAQMENTKKVLLVDGGPIDDKLKLATRNLHYVNVLPSIGLNVYSILLHDMLVMTQDAVSRIVERMHTPINR, encoded by the exons ATGTGGAATTTGGCCCGTGTGGCGTGGAATCTGcggcagtctcggagactgtcctTTGCGATTCCGCCTTCCATCTCTGCCACTCAAATCGATCCGTCGTTCTTTAAG CGGGGTTTGCCTTTCACCACATGTAAAGGTTTTTCCACCCTCGAGACTCAAGAAAGTGGAGGCCTGATTCCGTCGGAGTTACTAACAAAGAAGAGTGTTCTTAGGCCAGATCGTGATATAG GGCAATATGCAGACTTAGTTACTAGAGTGACAAATTTTCATGGTGAGGATAAGGGCTTCATGGTTTTGGCTGGTGATGTTTTCGATGTGCCTATTAGGAAGGATATTATCCACCGTGTTGTAAGGTGGCAGCTTGCTAAACGACAACAG GGTACACATTCGACAAAGACTATCAGTGAAGTAAGTGGGACTGGTAGGAAACCATACAGGCAAAAAGGAACTGGAAGAGCTAGGCATGGGACTTTGCGTGGACCTCAG TTTAGGCATGGTGCCATCATGCATGGGCCTAAGCCACGAAGTCATGCAATTAAGCTGCAAAAGAAGGTTCGGCGCTTGGGATTGAAAATTGCATTGTCGGCTCGAACAGCTGAAGGCAAG CTTATAGTTTTCGAGGACTTGGCATTACCTAGCCACAAGACAAAGAATATTGTCAATTATGTTGCCCAGATGGAAAACACGAAGAAGGTTTTGTTGGTGGATGGTGGTCCTATAGATGACAAGCTGAAGTTGGCGACAAGAAACCTGCATTATGTGAATGTACTGCCTTCAATT GGACTGAATGTCTATAGCATCTTGTTGCATGACATGCTCGTGATGACTCAAGATGCTGTTAGCAGGATCGTTGAGCGGATGCATACGCCCATTAACCGCTGA
- the LOC135616209 gene encoding transcription factor MYB36-like: MGRAPCCDKANVKKGPWSAEEDAELKAYIEEHGTGGNWIALPHKIGLKRCGKSCRLRWLNYLRPNIKHGGFTEEEDQIICSLYISIGSRWSIIAAQLPGRTDNDIKNYWNTKLKKRLLGKRKESSRSHRLHLKQALDEEGDGTNHDTHSQALSASALERMQLQMQLQGLCNVPFSFYNPPALWPKYHPLGDRVFQTQLTDASVATHETAIDSAQQVVFPMKPETPKSIGANMQRELDCSALGFQSPSSGGTLSMQACVAAGGQADLHSLLYCKSTSSVGDEEHQQLADLDCYKEIYGEKESSDWWTTTGFEDKLLMGPWDSASALHSDPMIPDYAPRYEDL; this comes from the exons atgggtagAGCTCCATGTTGTGACAAGGCTAACGTGAAGAAGGGGCCATGGTCTGCTGAGGAGGATGCTGAGCTTAAGGCTTACATTGAAGAGCATGGAACTGGTGGAAATTGGATTGCACTGCCTCACAAGATTG GATTGAAGAGGTGTGGCAAAAGCTGCAGACTGAGGTGGCTAAATTATCTAAGGCCAAACATCAAACATGGTGGTTTTACAGAAGAAGAAGACCAGATCATCTGTAGCCTCTACATAAGTATAGGGAGCAG GTGGTCAATAATCGCCGCCCAGCTACCAGGAAGAACAGATAACGATATCAAGAATTACTGGAACACAAAGCTGAAGAAGAGGCTACTCGGCAAGAGAAAAGAATCGTCCCGATCGCACCGCCTCCACCTTAAACAAGCTCTTGATGAGGAAGGCGATGGGACGAACCATGACACGCATTCTCAGGCCCTAAGCGCATCAGCTCTTGAGAGAATGCAACTCCAGATGCAGCTCCAAGGCCTCTGTAACGTTCCCTTCTCGTTCTACAACCCCCCTGCTCTGTGGCCCAAGTACCATCCACTAGGAGATAGGGTTTTCCAAACCCAGCTGACGGATGCCAGTGTTGCCACCCATGAGACTGCGATCGACTCGGCACAACAGGTTGTTTTCCCGATGAAGCCTGAGACACCAAAGTCGATCGGTGCAAACATGCAACGAGAACTGGACTGCTCAGCACTAGGGTTTCAGTCACCTTCGAGTGGGGGTACTCTCAGCATGCAAGCTTGTGTCGCCGCAGGTGGTCAAGCCGATCTCCACAGCTTGCTCTACTGCAAGAGCACATCCAGTGTAGGCGATGAGGAGCATCAACAGCTTGCAGACTTAGACTGTTACAAAGAAATATATGGCGAAAAGGAGAGTTCAGATTGGTGGACGACGACTGGCTTCGAGGATAAGTTGCTGATGGGACCTTGGGACTCAGCTTCTGCCCTCCATTCCGATCCAATGATTCCAGACTATGCACCACGCTACGAAGATCTATAA
- the LOC135617596 gene encoding pentatricopeptide repeat-containing protein At2g35030, mitochondrial-like, with translation MFVAVVYLRIRIPRVALPSLFFSFRARKLIPVSALRHISSHPQRPPPCSRSINGPPGISTSRPDHSVDPRVARANYGITQLSRQGKMADARQLFDETPHKDVISWTSMISGYVRCGMLREARALFERSDSEKNVVTWTALLSGYIRSRHIREAEELFGRMPEKNVVSWNTMISGYAENGLVDEACELFRRMPERNIVSWNTIVTALAQSGRVDEAYCLFERIPQRDVISWTSMVTGLSQNGRVDEARAVFDRMPERNVVSWNAMVSGYAQNSRLEEALDLFVKMPERDIISWNMMITGFIQNRNLKRARELFDNMNEKNVITWTTMITGYVEDEQNEVALKMFLEMLMDGVNPNQGTFVNVLAAVSNLAAFLEGQQIHQIVSKTVFQFDTFVSSAIMNMYSKCGEIGTARKVFDLSDQKDLVSWNGMIAAYAHHGNGQEAISLFREMHQNGFKPNDVTYVGLLSACSHSGLFDEGLNIFKSIMKDPSVEVREDHYACLVDLCGRAGRLQEAASFIKGLKIGPSATCVWGALLSGSNIHGDMQIGNLAAKKLMEAEPNNAGSYMLLSNIYASAGRWKEAAKIRLQMKGKGLKKQPGCSWIEVGNRVHVFVVRDKSHIDSQRIYTLLHDLHDKMKRTGYVPATNHSLVEDELMTM, from the coding sequence ATGTTCGTGGCGGTGGTTTACCTTCGTATCAGGATACCACGGGTAGCCTTACCATCGCTCTTTTTCTCTTTCCGCGCCCGAAAGCTGATCCCCGTCTCCGCCTTACGCCACATCTCCTCTCATCCTCAGCGACCACCGCCGTGCTCGCGCTCCATTAATGGACCGCCGGGGATCTCCACTTCACGCCCTGACCACAGCGTCGATCCGCGCGTCGCACGAGCCAACTATGGCATCACCCAACTCAGTCGCCAGGGCAAGATGGCGGACGCCCGACAGCTGTTCGACGAAACGCCCCACAAGGACGTCATCTCCTGGACCTCAATGATCTCCGGCTATGTAAGATGCGGTATGCTCCGCGAGGCCCGAGCGCTCTTCGAACGCTCCGACTCGGAGAAGAACGTCGTTACCTGGACCGCTTTGCTCTCTGGCTACATCCGTTCGAGGCATATCAGGGAGGCCGAGGAGCTGTTCGGTCGGATGCCTGAAAAGAATGTCGTATCATGGAACACGATGATCTCTGGGTATGCTGAGAACGGCTTGGTTGATGAGGCCTGTGAGTTGTTCCGACGGATGCCAGAGAGGAATATTGTGTCCTGGAACACAATTGTGACCGCCTTGGCTCAATCTGGTCGGGTTGATGAAGCTTACTGTCTCTTTGAAAGAATACCGCAGAGGGATGTGATATCGTGGACTTCGATGGTCACAGGCTTGTCACAGAATGGGAGGGTCGATGAGGCTCGTGCTGTCTTTGATAGGATGCCAGAGCGAAATGTGGTTTCCTGGAACGCAATGGTTTCGGGTTATGCCCAGAATTCAAGGCTGGAGGAAGCATTGGATCTTTTCGTCAAGATGCCTGAGAGGGATATCATATCCTGGAACATGATGATCACCGGGTTTATACAGAATAGAAATTTGAAGAGGGCTCGAGAGTTGTTCGACAATATGAACGAGAAAAATGTGATCACTTGGACTACAATGATCACAGGATATGTGGAAGATGAGCAGAATGAGGTGGCTTTGAAGATGTTCTTAGAGATGTTAATGGATGGTGTTAACCCAAATCAAGGAACATTTGTCAATGTCTTGGCTGCTGTTAGCAATTTAGCAGCTTTCCTTGAAGGGCAGCAGATTCATCAGATTGTTAGCAAAACCGTCTTCCAGTTTGATACTTTTGTGAGTTCTGCTATAATGAACATGTACTCCAAGTGTGGTGAGATTGGAACAGCTAGGAAAGTGTTTGACTTATCAGACCAGAAGGATTTGGTATCTTGGAACGGAATGATTGCAGCATACGCTCATCATGGGAATGGGCAAGAGGCAATAAGCCTATTTAGAGAGATGCATCAGAACGGATTCAAACCTAATGATGTGACATATGTGGGATTGCTCTCAGCATGTAGTCATTCGGGTTTGTTTGATGAGGGGcttaatattttcaagtctataaTGAAGGATCCATCAGTTGAAGTGCGAGAAGACCATTATGCTTGCTTGGTAGACCTTTGTGGCCGAGCTGGCCGACTTCAGGAGGCTGCAAGCTTTATTAAGGGGCTAAAGATTGGCCCTTCAGCAACCTGTGTTTGGGGGGCACTTCTCAGTGGTTCTAATATCCACGGGGACATGCAAATTGGGAACTTAGCAGCCAAGAAGCTCATGGAGGCAGAGCCCAATAATGCTGGGTCTTACATGCTGTTATCAAACATTTATGCTTCAGCTGGTAGATGGAAGGAAGCAGCAAAGATAAGGTTACAGATGAAAGGTAAAGGACTAAAGAAACAACCTGGATGCAGTTGGATTGAGGTGGGCAATAGAGTCCATGTGTTTGTGGTACGTGATAAATCTCACATTGACTCTCAGAGGATTTACACTCTGTTGCATGATCTTCATGACAAAATGAAGAGAACTGGATATGTGCCTGCTACAAATCATTCTCTAGTTGAGGATGAGTTGATGACCATGTAA